One part of the Vicia villosa cultivar HV-30 ecotype Madison, WI linkage group LG6, Vvil1.0, whole genome shotgun sequence genome encodes these proteins:
- the LOC131613086 gene encoding probable purple acid phosphatase 20: MGTHFPNRNLLVLVIIGICLGFDAVHCYERPPARKTVFVPQDDDDSAPQQVHIYQVGQNKMGISWITEDSTPATVKYGPSPSADASSATGTTSSYHYTGYQSGEIHNVVIGPLNPNTVYSYKLGDSPKTYTFKTTPNQLPIKFAVIGDLGQTEDTSSTLDHVSKSNYDMLLLPGDLSYADFLQPLWDSYGRLVEPLASQRPWMVTQGNHEVEKIPVIHPTPFTAYNARWKMPFEESGSDSNLYYSFDVSGVHVIMLGSYTDFDKDSSQYKWLQGDLQKINRKNTPWVVVLVHAPWYNTNEAHQGEAESVDMKASMEGLLYNARVDVVFTGHVHAYERFTRVYNDKSDNCGPVHITIGDGGNREGLASKYQDPKPDISLFREASFGHGLLEVVNASHALWTWHKNDNDESVVSDSVWLTSLSSNTACKA, translated from the exons ATGGGAACCCATTTTCCGAATCGGAATCTCTTGGTTTTGGTTATCATCGGAATATGCTTAGGATTTGACGCTGTTCATTGCTATGAACGTCCACCGGCTCGTAAAACCGTATTTGTTCCTCAGGACGACGATGATTCTGCGCCACAACAG GTACATATATATCAAGTTGGCCAAAACAAGATGGGAATATCTTGGATCACAGAAGACTCAACTCCTGCAACAGTGAAGTACGGTCCATCTCCTTCAGCAGATGCATCTTCTGCCACCGGAACCACCTCTTCTTACCATTATACTGGTTATCAATCTGGTGAAATTCACAACGTTGTAATTGGTCCCCTCAACCCCAACACTGTCTACTCCTACAAGTTAGGTGACTCCCCTAAAACATACACTTTCAAAACCACACCTAACCAACTTCCAATCAAGTTTGCAGTAATTG GAGATCTTGGACAGACAGAAGATACAAGTTCAACACTTGATCATGTCAGTAAATCAAATTACGACATGTTGTTATTACCCGGTGACTTATCCTATGCTGATTTTCTACAGCCTCTATGGGACTCTTACGGTCGTTTGGTTGAACCATTAGCGAGCCAACGTCCATGGATGGTCACTCAAGGTAACCACGAAGTCGAGAAGATTCCAGTCATCCATCCTACACCATTCACAGCATACAATGCAAGATGGAAAATGCCGTTTGAAGAGAGCGGATCAGACTCTAACCTTTACTACTCTTTCGATGTGTCTGGTGTTCATGTCATAATGTTGGGATCTTATACCGATTTTGACAAAGACTCGTCGCAATATAAGTGGCTTCAAGGCGATTTACAGAAGATAAATAGAAAAAACACTCCTTGGGTAGTGGTGTTGGTTCATGCTCCATGGTATAATACTAATGAAGCTCATCAGGGTGAAGCTGAATCGGTTGACATGAAGGCTTCTATGGAAGGTTTGCTTTATAATGCTCGGGTTGATGTTGTTTTTACAGGACATGTTCATGCTTACGAACGCTTt aCTCGAGTTTAtaatgataaaagcgataactGTGGTCCGGTGCATATCACCATCGGAGACGGAGGCAATCGTGAAGGACTAGCCTCAAAATACCAGGATCCTAAGCCAGATATATCATTGTTCAGAGAGGCTAGCTTTGGACATGGGTTATTAGAAGTGGTTAATGCGTCACATGCACTTTGGACATGGCATAAGAATGATAATGATGAGTCTGTTGTTAGTGATTCTGTTTGGCTAACAAGCTTATCCTCTAATACCGCTTGTAAAGCGTGA